From Homalodisca vitripennis isolate AUS2020 chromosome 1, UT_GWSS_2.1, whole genome shotgun sequence, the proteins below share one genomic window:
- the LOC124353038 gene encoding polyadenylate-binding protein-interacting protein 2 isoform X2, protein MKMKIPIIDPTNIYSNHESSGDYLSSDNSDNVHQEENDSAVTNDDFSEYLWMENEEEFDKQILQQLEEEALMEHCLEVMLDHERDLQDHLLDMSEDGNQLLNNPPEQHGSDICHQMSNLRVQDKDELAKQETPDS, encoded by the exons ATGAAAATGAAGATCCCCATCATTGATCCGACCAATATCTACAGCAACCACGAGTCTTCTGGTGATTATTTGTCATCAGACAACTCGGACAATGTGCATCAAGAGGAGAATGATTCTGCCGTCACGAATGATGATTTCTCAGAGTACCTCTGGATGGAGAACGAAGAAGAATTTGACAAACAA ATTTTGCAGCAGTTAGAGGAAGAGGCTCTAATGGAACACTGTTTGGAGGTCATGCTGGATCATGAACGTGACCTCCAAGACCATTTACTAGACATGTCAGAAGACGGCAACCAACTGTTGAACAATCCTCCAGAAca GCACGGATCTGACATTTGCCACCAGATGTCAAACTTAAGAGTTCAGGATAAGGATGAATTGGCTAAACAG gaaACTCCAGATTCTTAG
- the LOC124353038 gene encoding polyadenylate-binding protein-interacting protein 2 isoform X1 — protein sequence MKMKIPIIDPTNIYSNHESSGDYLSSDNSDNVHQEENDSAVTNDDFSEYLWMENEEEFDKQILQQLEEEALMEHCLEVMLDHERDLQDHLLDMSEDGNQLLNNPPEQHGSDICHQMSNLRVQDKDELAKQSTLNPNAAEFVPQSRTAGSPLVEKTS from the exons ATGAAAATGAAGATCCCCATCATTGATCCGACCAATATCTACAGCAACCACGAGTCTTCTGGTGATTATTTGTCATCAGACAACTCGGACAATGTGCATCAAGAGGAGAATGATTCTGCCGTCACGAATGATGATTTCTCAGAGTACCTCTGGATGGAGAACGAAGAAGAATTTGACAAACAA ATTTTGCAGCAGTTAGAGGAAGAGGCTCTAATGGAACACTGTTTGGAGGTCATGCTGGATCATGAACGTGACCTCCAAGACCATTTACTAGACATGTCAGAAGACGGCAACCAACTGTTGAACAATCCTCCAGAAca GCACGGATCTGACATTTGCCACCAGATGTCAAACTTAAGAGTTCAGGATAAGGATGAATTGGCTAAACAG AGCACACTGAACCCAAATGCTGCGGAGTTCGTCCCCCAGTCAAGGACCGCCGGCAGCCCCCTTGTAGAGAAAACATCTTAA